A region from the Paraurantiacibacter namhicola genome encodes:
- the ykgO gene encoding type B 50S ribosomal protein L36, which translates to MKIRNSLKSLKNRHRDCRVIRRRGRTYVINKTNRRFKARQG; encoded by the coding sequence ATGAAGATCCGCAACAGCCTCAAGTCGCTGAAGAACCGCCACCGCGATTGCCGCGTTATCCGCCGTCGTGGCCGGACTTATGTGATCAACAAGACCAACCGCCGCTTCAAGGCCCGCCAGGGCTAA